The Spodoptera frugiperda isolate SF20-4 chromosome 2, AGI-APGP_CSIRO_Sfru_2.0, whole genome shotgun sequence genome includes the window TCATTCGCCAGacatgttaatattaaattgaaacttGTGGCAAGATAAACAAAGTTCAGAATCGAACATCTGTTTGCGGGTCTGATCGACTCTTGATTACCAGAGGTCTGATAAGGGTAGGACTGAGTCATTAGGGGCTAAACTTGCTAATGAACTTGGAGTATCGTTGATtcagttattttaagtaaatatttgtgtaacatGAAGTTTGGGTTTGACAGGCATCTATAACATCATTCTtattaatcgacttcaaaaaaaataaaatgttttcagttttcctgtatgtatgtttgtgcacgacTATCGCGTTTGGCTGAAGTGATTGCTGATGTTTTTaaaaacggattttgatgaaacttgatACACAGACAAGGTATCAACTGACTTGGgagataagatactttttaatatGACGGGAACGCGGACAAAGCTAGTTAAAAAACCAAAAGATTTACCTACCTTTGCTTTAACTAACAAAACATAACGCTATACTAACAAAGATTAAAGACACACCTATGACACTTTAATcaaaaatatcctaaaataaCAGTTCAGTTTTACCAGTACAAACTAGATTTCGGGAGCAAAAGCAATCAATTTTAATCGTCACCTCGGATTATTCATTTTATGTACACTGGTGGCCACTAAAGCGAATACACTCTCGTTCGACATTATTTATTAAGCACACAACCCACTTAGCAAGAACCACTCAAATCCAGCAATtcacttgtcatttaaatttgaactttaaatcgtatgtcgtatgatatatttcataacgtcaatacaaaaagtcGACGGTGGGTGGCCAGCGCGCGGTCCCCTTGAGTCGTAGATGACGCGCGCTTTCAGTGTGCGGTCCGCATGTTTGGAATTAGAGGCAAGCAAGTAAATGGATCACCTTAGTAAGCGATCAACACTGCCCATATaatacccacaacaccagaggagtcacaaatCCATTGCCTTTCGCTAAAAGAGTGCGAGTATTGCAGTCTCATGCAGTAATGACAACCATTAACCACTTAATCCTTGTATCTGCTGATACTGTTGCACTAACGGGACTTTAATTACAGCATTAGTTCTTAATTGCTGGGATCAAGTGCGATGTAGGGATTATCAGGGGATCCTAGTATACGTCTTGTTTGTAGCTCGTTAAATGGCATCCAAGTATCCAAGTTACAATGCATGGTCTGTCATGACCCCTAATTAGTATTGCCTGACTGCCTTAGATTCGTTGGTGGGGTCGAGTTAAGTATTGTTAGGGATTATAGACCCTGAGATTATAGAGCCAGGTACCAATTTTTGTCAACGTAAGGTAGACGTGTTTCCAATCGGCATAaattactaaaaacaaaaaaaaaatacatgtttggGTGCTACTGCTCAACCCACCGCAGGCGCCGCAGCTGTCACTCATAAGGCATACGACTCTCTTAATCACTATACTAGTTCTTAACTGAGACAAAATTGGTCACGAAAAACTACTGCTGGCTTACGGTCCACTGTCAGTTACACGGATTTTTCTCAGTAGGTACAGCTTCTGTAACTTCGCGTGACATATTTCACAATAGACTTATTACGTGGGTTTCATAACATGAAGGAGTGGGTGTTACATAGTAtaattatgtgcacctctgcctagtcCCATgaggaataaataataaatattatttatgttatatttttgtcatgtttatatttcatgttgttgtaatttattatcatgGGGATATTAATGTCATATTGTAatgataaatagattttatattttattagttatatttaacaaaaacctttttatgttttttgtttaaatgaataattgaaaaatgttaGTTTAGTCAATTCAACgtattatattcttattttttttaatgaaaattcataataaattattattacttatgtgttttttttatgttacgcCTGTAGATTATATCTACAGGCgtaacataaaaaacaataaaacattacaatagttCTTATATacagattaatttttattatttatttatacgagtatttaaCATCAATGGTTACGgagatttttagtttaaaattagacATATTTAGTTTTCAATACAAACAGTCAAATCATAATACTGCACTTTTCATTGGCAGACAGTGTAAACTAAAAATCTTTTGGCCCCCAAATTGTTTCAGCTTTACAATTATACCAAACGCGAGAGAAAGAGTTAAGTTCGAATAACGTTTTAAGCCACAGCTGACGGaacaagttaaatattttttttaagtgtttcaaaatatttgagtaacttattgttattctaagttttcattaataagtaactactaattattaagtataagattggatttttaagaataataactaatttagtatgtctcacgaaagttataatggaataacataatattggcgttccattgtctctgccttcccccatgggagacagacgtgaggttatatacctacctatggaTACACATCTTCAATACATTGAGAAAAatataggatatttttttttctgccaTAAAAGATAAGATACAAAACCTAGGCAACCTTAAACAGTTCACATTAAAACTCCTACAAAGTTCATCAATATAAAATCGAACTTATTCCAAACTTTACCATCTTAAGAATCGAAGTACACAACAACAATTTGAAAACCGTTGCTATGGTAACGGTTAAGTAAAGCGAAACAAGTTTCTTAAGTCAGTATCTATGGCCGATACCTATCGTTTTACCAACACCGTCCCTTTGAAGTAAAGAGTTTACACAATTTCAAAGTCCCGTCTGAAATTAAGATGCTTTCTATTCCTGGAGGCTTACTACAAATTCCTTGAAACGAAATTCCGTTATTGGAGGAATTATTTGTGTCaaggattattatttttttgagattggGAGATAAATGAACTGACAGATCAGatagatggtaagcaatcatcgacGGCTATGGATAACACCAGAGGAAGGCCATGAATGTATTGACGGCCTTTAAGGAAGAAGAGATATTTATacttaatgataaatgatatttattttgcaaataggttacaatgtaactctttgaAAGTACTGTACACGACCATCTCTTAAATAACAGGATGAGACTTATTTTCTATATtctattgttttacaaaaatggtCGATGTGTTCTAATTTTATTCCTCATATGCAttcaatttaatgttatttttaaaatcgaaatgtacttaatttttcTTTCGAATAACTGTAATAAacctttttaactttaaatacttttgaaggGATAAAATCAATAACTATTTTGTGGTTGTTTTGAGAATCTGTTTTCGAAGGGACCTTGGTGCTCCAGTAACTGACGTACTTGTAGTTTATAAAGTTTCAGTATcggtttaaaaaagaaatgtaagtTTAGACGGTGGACTTGACCCGGTTTTATAatctacttattataaaaaggtaataaaCCGAGGAAATATTGGGTTTTCGCAAAATCATAGAGCAAATTGCTTGATGTCAATCAAAGTTGGTTTTGATGCccttttttgtaaacaaatggggtctaatatttttttctatcccaaaataaattaataaagtctaattattttttattgcaatatttccttcttaactaaaattatgatgaactgttataattatgtcattGAAATGTATATAACAAACTTCTATTTTTTTCGCAAACATTTGCAGACTTCTTTAAACATGAAAGTGACCAATTATTTTTGCTCGACAGTGCTCAGGCGCGCGTTCAGCATGTTCGACTCAGAGAAACAGGGACGCATTGAGAAGGAGAAAGTCAGGACGATACTGAACACTATGGTGCACAACTATGATGACCTGGAACTTGACAGAATGCTGGACAGCGAGGATGCTGAAGGTGAGCCaaaattcttttgtttataaaaataacaaaaaagcaACGTAGCAACGAGGGCTCGTAATGCCgctgggtgagcctattgctataaacTGGGCAGAATTCCGGACTTCAGGGTACTGCTGAGATAttttaaaaccgaaaaatgcctagcaatactttgcccaaccagggacttgaacccgagaccccttgtccgattGTCGCACTTTTGaacacttgaccaacgaggcgagtcataaaaaaaacatggctaCTATTTTTGAAGACGgagttatgtttatttacaatgcAAAAGCTGCCCATTAATCGTTGAAGTCTCATtgctacaataatattatttattttatgtttaaagtaatatacATGTTTTAAAACTCTTCACGAAGTTcaatgatatatatttttattagagcactatatcaaaataaaagaaaatctcaCCTCGTGAGAAacgaacataattttaaaatttaaatcaaagctcagtgttataacgagaaaataacataaaacagcGGTCGACAATTATTTTAACAGAAATAACTACAGTTAATCTCGCCTTAACGTGTTTAAAGAGCCAAGTTTATGTGCACGGCGATAAGTCTGGGAAACAGTTCTGTTTTCCTTCAAAAGTCAGTGCGCACTTTATCCAAAGCggtgacatttttatttcctGGCGACAATCGCACATATATCTGCACCACAGTGTAAAAGAACACTGATAAATTCCCGTACGCTCACAATATTTCATCAGCTCAACCGTTGACTTTCATaaagtacaataatttaataccgttcttatgatattttattattttaaatgtagtgatttttcatttttgttttttattttattatttattcgtgTGCGTGTTTTATTTTGGCTTGCACTGTAATTGATGGATTGTTCGTTAGTTGATGATGTTaaatgtcataattatttattcctcGGGAGATGAATGCTTCATTTGAATTATTTCGTAATTGCATGTTTAAAGAGAAAATTTGTacaatatttagtaaatattatatttgtatgtttgtatgggTGTTACGTGAATCTTCTGTTGTAATATTCTCAgtattctttataataatttgatggTTTTTGCGatataaatttatatacatattcggaatTACCGAATTTTCCTCCATCGAATGATGTATAAAACTCAACATCGTAAAAATGtctcttagatcaattagcctctcAACCGTCAAATTATCTTTTTGTTATGAATGAGAAGtccaaaatattacattatttacaccAGTAGGTAATACCAATCAGAgagtaaacaaaacataaaatatgcgATCCACCGCAACAACACGGTAACGAGGTTACTCTCGCGGCATTTAGTCCGTCAACTGTCGTTGGCGTAAATGACAAAGTCACGGCAATTTGCCGCGAGACAAGATGGCTTCAATTAAAGGTAGACGCCATGTGCCTCGACGGGAATAGACACTCGGTATGCCGGTTTCGGCACGACGCAACGAGACTATTTTCCTGAGAAATCTCGAAAGTTTGTCGATCTTAGGTAAATAGATAGTTATGTATGTTGCTGATTTTTCTCGAAACGGTTgcaataagtttaatatttgtGTAATGTACGAATTATTAAAAGTACCACTTCCAGTTGAAGTTTTTATCAGTAAATAAAACTGTGTGCCAATCAAACATACCTACAACCATAACACTGAACAAAGATacagtcaaatatttttatgatttaaatgtCGACCAAAAAAGTAATCCTTcgtaataatatgattatggtaaaagtacaaaaaaaaacagacaatTTTTACTAGTATTATAACCCGTACAGTCCATATAAGGAGGACTAATCATTTGTAGACCCGTTCTTTgtataaaacacataatataagCCTcgtaacaaagtttaaaaagtttatatgtattacctacctacctacatataataGTATTCATCTTCACCTAATCTCTTTTAGAATAAAATGTCGCCCACTCATCTATACACgcataacaaaataataccaCAAAATGTATGTACAATTTCCACAAAGCCTCTGGACCCAAAATATCCTTGCCCTCAGCGGGGTCAGGCGCCGAATTCTTTCGCTCTAGTACGTTTTTTTACAAAGATTACAAGAGATCTTGAATACTTTTGGCTTTATGAAAGATTTTTGTGGTCGTTCAAAACGACCCTGGTACAATGACCCTCCAAATTACCCTCTCTTACCCTCGTTAGGTCATCAGATTTACTCAACTTGAAATAACGAgaatatgtttgtatgtgtatttttgtttatttttatctgaGGCCTGTTTTATTCTGAGCAGggtaaactttaattttattatatcgttcgtgtgacatactaaattaattattatgttatcggcttaatcattTTGACTTGTTTTGTTAGACATCGACTGTTTTAAAATGATACGTATTAATCTGTATTAATTTACTGATCGAAGGAGGACAGCTAAAGACGTAGTTCTATTCTCTATTTCAGACATACGTATGTAATTAAAATCTCAAtacaagtggccactgttgaccaaatcCTCTTCTCACGTGaagaagttttgagcattaatcaccacgcttgctccttataattagaaattaaggtttcctcacgatgttttcctccaCCGTTTGTCATTGGTGTATAAATAATCATAGACAATACATAGAATGCAATTCTCTGTCAGTTATGAAGACTTGCTTATAAACAACTGGGAACATGAACTATTTGCATACAAGTTTGTACCTTCATATACATAGTTTCGAGTTCCAAACTTTGAGTTCCAATCATATTTAATTAGATCTCTAGGCTAGGTTGAAACCTAATATAATCTAATAGATGTCACTTGCTGACTTAAAATATGTAGTCAAAGGAAAAAGCAAAAATGTATCCTATATCAGTCTCTAGACAATCTCTAGAtaagaacaaacaaaatacgCTTGTATATCTCTGAAgtgtggaattgtgcccagtatatggcaataggctcaccccctattacatgggacttatagcggtaatacgtgccgtaatatgcacctttgCTTACTCATAGGGgcaaaaggcatgacgttgcaaaAAATACGCTTGTGTCTTCATAGTTATAAgagataaaacataattattaggtattacTTAAAACCTTGTCGTAACgaaaatactaaaaatgttaatatgtatgttattttcaGCATGTGGGAAGCTGAACTTCGATTCATTCGTGCGAGTCGCAATCCACTTCTTAGAAGAAGATGATGAGAAATTACAGAAAGAACTGAAAGAAGCTTTCAGACTTTATGACAAAGAAGGTAAGTAATAGTTATAAGATTTCATTTAGCCATTAGGCCTTTATGTAATTACTATTTTATCTGCACAATAAGGATGGTGGCGGggtataaacttaaaaaaaatcattagtCCGTCAGTCACTTCGACGTCATTTCTTGATACATCTTTTtcgtagaaatgatgtatttgctcccacttataaactttgattcgttttatctatgtCTTGTTATCTTAAGTGTCTAATATGTTTTCGTTACCTATCTAAGGGAttcaattgattttaaaatttcataacCCATAATTATCCCAATTCTCAAAATTACCATTCCATTTAATAAACAAGAATGATAAAGCCATTTCGATATAGAATTCAAAACACCATTTAGTGTGGGCTCACAAAAACCAGATCTAACTGGATTTAACTAGGTAACTTCAAAAGTTACTTGAAACAAAGTCGTTCCATAtggaaattgtattaaaaacttttagaCCTTACCTGATACACAAATTTGGAAGAACAGCTTCATAGGATAATGGATTCTAACTTGGAAACTTTTAAGGCTATTTTCGTATAAATGTCAGGGAGTTTGCCTAACTTTGCGGTGTGTTTCAAAGATGTCTACTGATCTGTATGAAATAAAACGTTCGTTGTTTAGATACAAACGttatatttgcatttatatAACTTCCATTGGCaattcgatttatttttattgactttgaTTTGTTAAACAAACATGATCGTTTGAAAACAACGAAAAAGATTAAACAATGGAAATATGTATTTCAtgagttgactgcacggttggtgcggtggctgggcaactgactaccgtgcaacgtgtagcagattcgattctcgcacggagctactctttgtgtgatccacaaattgttgtttcgggtttgggtatcatgtgcatgtgaacttgtatgtatgtaaacgacacaggagaatatactagtgtgaggcaacgtttaaaataatggtTAATTTTGATATTCGTAACGTAAGAATTGTTGGTAAAATTGGCCGTCTGTAACCAAAATGTAAACAGTCGTGCTGTAAAATTGCAATAGGTATTATGTAATCCTATTTTAAATCAATGCAGAACAATCACCCATCCATCAAAGTACCAGAAAACAGACATATCACATTATAATAGCACGGAAATCATTCCAATAAACAACAACCAACcacattaataaagaaaatgaaaaatttattccACAAAATTGTCATTTATCACAATGAAAATCGTGAAGTTCAatcataaattatgttttattcaattttcacCGTTCATTACTTGTTTTCACTGATAATTCTGTAGTGTTATGGGTACAGTCAAACaagttatttggtatacaggacagaaaataaagattaatttagtACAAAGACAGTACACATTGATTGGCTAATCAGTCAAGTAATGGTTACAAAAAGTTTGCCTTCGTTATAAGGCTTCGTCCACATTCCTATAGGAAATAAAATAGTCTatatattattccagaccataatctacccctgttacTTTCATTTCGATctcttcaaccgttttgacgaGATTGATTTACACCaacacacaaacatttttttctctttttttttcctGAGAGCTGTCTTGTCGACATTATGCTGCATTTCATGTGTATGGAAAAATATGTCGTGCATGGCCACGTCCAGTCCAGTGACATGTCCATCTATTGTGTCTTTCCCAAGGATTTGTTAGAgaatacacacaaactcactcacaaagtttcgcatttataatattagcaagatttattttaatgtaacgaGAGCTTTAGAACTCCCTTTGTActgaataaatctttattttcttacctgcatagcAATTAACTTCGCTGAGTGTACGTCGATCGATGGCTTGGATCAACGCCAAACGCCCCTACGATCGGTCGACGATAGAATTACTATGAGAATGCGATATAAAATCTCGAGATTTTGTGACAAGTCATAAAACGTGTGTTTTATATACCATCTTGTTGTGTTTGATGGTAAATTATGTGGACTTTTATATAATTGTTGTGGTATGTGTATAAAGTAGGTGATGTATGGTCGCGTTTCTAGATGCCTGCTCTTGTGGCCGTGAATTTATAATTGTTGGGTGCGAATTATTGGTgtaggtattgttttatttatgtgctTTGTAGAgagagttttattttatttaattgtatcgTGCAAAAATGGATGATAATATATGTTGCAcggtttataataatatggtgATTAGCAGATTCGCTGAAAGTTTTGGTAACAATTCTGGATTTATTGCTATAATATCTTGCTTGCCACACGACTCGAACTTAACGTCCAGACCCCGACATTTTTTTACGATTAAAGGCACTCTAATAAAAAGGCAGTTTCAAGATTAATTACCATCTAAAAACTCCTAATTACAAATCTGTCAATTGCCAGACTTTATAGGTATAGttaaaaaatctacattatttctataaaaaataataatgtcactTTCAGCTTTAAcgtaaaaaaagatattatcataaaattggATCCAAACATTGATTATATcaatttatgacaaaaaaaatcgTACTCATTATTTTTTCTACGTACGAAACAAAATCGTATTTAATCTTGATGGAATATTGCTCATTCAATTTTGTGCCTTATTACAAAcggtataaaattaattttcatgtgCCACGGTCCACGTAAATAATTGCACGGTAAATCTTTTGATTAATTAGGGTATGTACACAATGTAcagctttattttgttttattaatgagGTAATTACTCTGGTTATACATAAGATTATTTTGGCTAAAGTCGGATAATGCAAACTCAGGAAGTGAACTTAgaccttttattatttaatttaggttactttttaataaaatgttgccccactctaggatcttttcctgtatcgtgggtgcgtttacaaacatacaacttcacatacacataatatgacacccagacccggaacaccaatttgtggatcacacgaagagttgctccgtacgtcctgtaatatgcacctctgcttaccccttcggggaaatAAGGCGTGTAGACGATACGACCATTTCGTTTAATTTCCTCAAATGGAGCAGGCAGTTTCAATCTGTCTATAATTAGATTCGACCTAAGCTGCTTATGAACGGCTGAAATATGGATCTAATAACAAGAACCTCAATGTAACCCTTTGAATACACATATGGATGTTATAGATGAAAATactggctgggcaaccagctgccgcatACCGtatagcaggttcgattc containing:
- the LOC118268878 gene encoding troponin C-like, yielding MSRRKDQRDDGQIIMLRRAFSMFDSEKQGRIEKEKVRTILNTMVHNYDDLELDRMLDSEDAEACGKLNFDSFVRVAIHFLEEDDEKLQKELKEAFRLYDKEGNGYIPTSSLREILAALDEQLTPDQLNEMIAEIDTDASGTVDFDEFMAMMTGD